The Diadema setosum chromosome 12, eeDiaSeto1, whole genome shotgun sequence genome has a segment encoding these proteins:
- the LOC140235846 gene encoding beta-1,3-galactosyltransferase 1-like: MREVLYGSGNEATRASLAASPTVGNNISSSIDTGRRNGTKATAAIETVIKRGGKYLSEPIDRHNYAYIHNPSRTCFHENGTRAGIYLLFFVATAPQNFDRREAIRRSFGNELNWPTIDRARSKAVFLLGKTDDATIQGTIDREAVAHGDIVQENFVDSYLNLTRKTVMGMKWVTNYCRHALFVMKIDDDTTVNQSRMMDIVNSSPRVSFITGFVYKDPVVDRNRRSKFFLTSEYYPEAKFPDYVKGMGYIMSSDLIESIYHVALTQPFFPFEDVFVGMCLEKIGATLNHDPKFLYDGAEDEMSRN, translated from the exons ATGAGGGAAGTTCTATATGGATCGGGAAACGAGGCAACGCGGGCTTCCCTAGCAGCATCACCCACGGTGGGGAACAACATCAGCTCTAGCATCGACACTGGCAGGAGAAATGGAACCAAGGCCACTGCAGCGATTGAAACTGTCATCAAAAGAGGGGGCAAGTATCTCTCAGAACCGATCGACCGGCACAACTACGCCTACATCCACAACCCGTCGAGGACTTGCTTCCACGAAAACGGAACGCGAGCCGGCATCTACTTGTTGTTCTTCGTGGCGACAGCGCCTCAGAACTTCGATCGCCGCGAAGCGATTCGGAGATCGTTCGGGAACGAATTGAACTGGCCTACCATTGACAGGGCGAGATCGAAAGCCGTTTTTCTGCTTGGCAAGACGGACGACGCTACCATCCAGGGAACCATTGATAGGGAAGCTGTTGCCCATGGAGATATTGTGCAGGAGAACTTCGTCGACTCGTATCTGAACCTAACTCGTAAGACAGTCATGGGAATGAAGTGGGTAACAAATTATTGCCGACACGCCCTCTTTGTCATGAAAATAGATGACGACACTACCGTTAATCAGTCACGCATGATGGACATCGTAAACTCCTCCCCGCGCGTAAGTTTCATCACTGGGTTTGTCTACAAAGATCCCGTCGTCGATCGAAATAGGAGGAGTAAATTCTTCCTCACCAGCGAATACTACCCCGAGGCAAAGTTTCCTGACTACGTTAAGGGAATGGGCTACATAATGTCCTCCGATCTGATTGAGTCAATTTACCACGTGGCACTCACGCAGCCCTTCTTCCCTTTTGAGGATGTTTTTGTAGGTATGTGTCTCGAGAAAATCGGCGCTACGCTAAACCATGACCCCAAGTTTTTGTACGATGGGGCGG AAGATGAAATGAGCCGGAATTGA